In Kwoniella bestiolae CBS 10118 chromosome 7, complete sequence, the sequence AGGGTATGCTCATACACCAAACCAGCCCAACCAAGTACGTCCGGCGTGAGATCGTCAACGGAGTTTTGCGCAACACCACCACAGGCGAATTGTAATCTGCAACCAATTCAAAGACTTTAGCGATATCCCCTGAAAGCACCATTCGACCTGCGTCTCATCTCCCTTGGAGGCTAACAAGTCTCTCCATCGTGCCTGACCATCTATACGCCAGAATCCACTCCAATATTATGCAAGAGAGAGATGCTCACCTCTCCATATTCCTCCTCTTAGCTCGTCTCAGCGCAAAGATCCCATTCTTAGCCAACACGTCCAAACTCATCGGATCAATACCCTTCTGATTGATAACCACAAAGTTCTTGGGTTTCTCATCGGATCCAACAGAGACATCACAAACTTGGTTCTTGAACTCGACGATCTTCTGTAATTTGGAATCAACGAATCGTCGCTCGGATTCGACAAGTTTTTCACGTTGTTCGGCAGAGGAGTAGAAGAAGCCTGAGTTTACTTCGCTGGGTATGTTGTAAGGGGTATCAGCCTTGTTCATTGCAGAAATCACAGATTTGTTCGACTGGTTGGCACTAAGCTGTAGGATGTAGGTCGAAAGACTAACTCGACCTCTTCATACCGAAAGGGAGAAAAGAGATGATACGACGAGCAAAGCGACTCACGTCTTCTCATACTCCAACGAAACATTCAAACTCAACACAAAAGCATTCTCCACCCTCTTAGGCATATCGGGATGTCTAGCTCCATGATCCAATACCAACCCTCTAATAAGGGTcgtatcagtatcagtctTATGTTGCATCTTCATAATTTCAATCATATGCAGATCGATCGGATCTCGCTTTGAGCCATCTTCATTCTCGGGGGGTTGGATAGCGAGGACGGCATCTACCACATCCGCAGCGAGCTTCTGGGCGAGTTTGGAGTGGAGTTtggtagagagggaggtgtGGGCTACggagatgaggttggatCGGTCGAGGGTGGGGGTTTGTCGGAAGTCGTCTAGGAACTGTTGTTCGTATTGACATATTAGTTAATAATTCATGCCCATGAGGGGTCAAGGGGAGAAGGTTTAATTTCAGTTGATGTGAGAGCCATATAGAAGGGCGgacccaccttcaaagcCTCCTTCTTGGCCAGATCGAACCCCTCACCCAAAACTCTAGGATGCACACCCTCCTGAATATACCTATCTGCCTGTTTCAACAGTTCACCTACTAACAAAACCACCGAGGTGGTCCCGTCTCCTACTTGTTCGTCTTGAGCTACGGCCGTACGAGCTATCATAGCTGCGGTGGGGTTCTGTGTCGCAACGCAATGAAGGTATCAGCTCATTGTTTCAAACCTCAGGCAACTGTCAAGCTGACTTACTTGGATTTGCATTTCTGATAATAATACTTTACCATCCTACCGGTTTGATCAGA encodes:
- a CDS encoding T-complex protein 1, zeta subunit, translated to MSSSIELINPRAESIRRTQALQVNTAGAVGLANVVKSNLGPRGTIKMLVDGSGQIKMTKDGKVLLSEMQIQNPTAAMIARTAVAQDEQVGDGTTSVVLLVGELLKQADRYIQEGVHPRVLGEGFDLAKKEALKFLDDFRQTPTLDRSNLISVAHTSLSTKLHSKLAQKLAADVVDAVLAIQPPENEDGSKRDPIDLHMIEIMKMQHKTDTDTTLIRGLVLDHGARHPDMPKRVENAFVLSLNVSLEYEKTEVNSGFFYSSAEQREKLVESERRFVDSKLQKIVEFKNQVCDVSVGSDEKPKNFVVINQKGIDPMSLDVLAKNGIFALRRAKRRNMERLQFACGGVAQNSVDDLTPDVLGWAGLVYEHTLGEEKYTFVEDVKEPKSVTMLIKGPNAHTMTQIQDALRDGFRSVKNAVEDNSLIPGAGAFEIACSAHLQTALKSTKGRAKLGVLAFAEALLIIPKTLAQNGGLDVQDSIVALQQEQEETDDPVGLDLKSGEPVNPVLEGIWDNYRVKRQMLHGAATIGVNLLNVDEVLRAGRSSLKPEGPGP